ACGCGTGTTTTACGGGTTCATAATTCCAAAAGTGCTGATGGGAATATATTATCATATTAGTTCATAAAAGTTTTCAATGCCGATGTCATCCCCTTGTTTATAATGGATTCTAAATTTTTATTGACTTCGTTTTCCAAACCACTAATTGCGGTTAAGTCTGTTTCCCAGAAATCAATATTTGATAAGGTGGCTTTTACAACGATTGAAACATTATTGGTTTTCCATTGATTATTAAAAAACTCCAAAACAGCGGTATCGTCTTTTAATGTAATAGGAGTTCCGTTTCTATCACCTTTATAAAACGCAATTAACGCCGCAAGTGAAAACAACAAATGTGAAGGCAATGCATTTTTTCTTTTGATGAATTCCAAAACCGATGGCAATACACGTGTTTTGTATTTAGATATGGAATTTAATGAAATACTCATGAGTTCATGTTCCAAATATGGATTTCTAAATCGGTCTAATACATCATTAGAAAATTGACTTAGTTCCTCGTCTGGTAAATCCAATGTTGGACAAATATTTTTGAACAATGCGTCTTGTAAAAATGTACCAACGATTTTATCTTCCAATGATTCACGAACACGATCTATTCCATATAAATAACCAACAGGTACTAAAGTGGTGTGAGCACCATTTAAGATTCGGACTTTTCTAGTTCTATATGGTTCCATATTGTTAGTGAACACAACATTCAATCTACAGGGTTCTGATGGAAATTCTTCTTTAACGGATTCAGGGCCTTCAATAACCCAAAGATGAAACTGTTCACCTTCAACAACCAAATTGTCTATATAACCTAATTCTTTGGTTATGGCCTCCATTTTGTCTTTAGGATATCCAGGAACAATTCTGTCTACCAGTGTGTTACAAAAAATATTATCTTCATTAATCCATTCAATAAAATCGTTTCCAAGCTTCCACTCAGAAGCATATTGAAGTATAATGCGTTTTAAGTTATCTCCATTTCTATCAATTAATTCACAAGGAATAATAATCAAGCCTTTATCTGAAGCACCATTAAATGCTTGAAATCTTTGGTACAATAAAGCTGTTAATTTACCTGGAAAGCTAGACTGAGGCTTATCATTTAAAGTGTCCTTTTCATTATAAGAAATTCCGGCTTCTGTGGTGTTAGAAATAACAAATCGTAAATCTGGATTTTTAGCATTTGCTAAATAATCATTATAGTTTTCATACGGATTAATACTTCTCTGAATACAATCTATAATCTCATGTTCACTAATAGCTTTTCCATTTTTAATACCGTTAAGATAAAGTGTGTATAAACCGTCTTGATCATTTAGCATTTTTACTAATCCTTGATTTATGGGTTGCACGACAACAACACCACCATCAAAATTGGCTTTTTTATTCATTTCATGAATCATCCAATTAGCAAATGCTCTTAAGAAGTTTCCTTCTCCAAATTGTATGATTCTTTCGGTATATGTATTAACAGATGTTGTTTTTCTATTTAATGTATTCATTTAGTCTATACTTATTTCTACAAGGTTGCATAAACCTCGTAGTTATGATTTAATTTATAATGAAACACCTCGTTTCCAAGGGATAAAATCGTTGTTACCGTGTAAAACGGCCTTTGAGTGCACTTCACCACTTGCCACTTTTATTATGTGCTCTAAGATTTTATCACCCATTGATTCTATAGTGTCCTCACCCGTAATAACTGTTCCTGCATTGATATCAATAATGTCGTTCATACGTTCAAATAAATTGGTATTACTAGACATTTTAAGTACGGGTGCCACCGGGTTTCCTGTTGGTGTTCCTAAACCAGTAGTAAAAACCACTACATTGCAACCTGAACCTACCAAACCTGTAGTCGATTCTACATCATTTCCTGGAGTGCATAATAAATTTAATCCTGGTTTTGTAACTTGTTCGGTATAATCTAAAACGGCAACAACAGGGGAGGTGCCTCCTTTTTTTGCGGCTCCAGCTGATTTCATGGCGTCGGTAATTAATCCGTCTTTTATATTTCCAGGTGATGGGTTGTTTTCAAATCCAGAACCAACGGCCACAGCGGCTGCAGAATATGCACGCATTAACCCGTAAAATTTCTTGGAATCTTTATCGGTCACACATCTATTAATAATTTCCTGTTCTACACCATTTAACTCTGGAAACTCTGATAATACTGGACTGCCACCTAGAGCAACTAGTAAATCTGAAGCATAGCCTAAAGCTGGATTTGCAGAAATACCTGAAAACCCATCCGATCCACCACATTCCAATCCTAAAACGAGTTTGCTTAGCGGTGCTGGTTTACGCTCAATTTTGTTAGCTTCAATTAAACCTAAAAATGTATGCTTAACAGCCTCTTCAATAAGTTTGCGTTCACTTTCACTACGCTGTTGTTCTAAATAATGAACTGGTTTTTTACAGTTTGGATCGATAGCTTCAATAGCATTTTGCAACATTTCTATTTGTGCATTTTGGCATCCTAAACTAAATACAGTGGCACCTGCAACATTGGGGTTTGTAATATAACCCGCCAATAGTTTTACTAAAACCTCAGAATCTTGACGAATACCACCACAACCACCATCATGTTTTAAAAATTTGATTCCATCTACATTTGGGAATATTCTGTTTTTAGAAATTTCTTCTTTTGTTGTAATAATTGGGGTATTGAATATGTCTTCAGAACTTACACCAGATTTGTATTGTCTAATTAATGCTTCGGTATCTACAGCAAAATCTTTTTTGGTCTCATATCCTAATTTTTCTGAAAGTGCCCCTTCTAAAACATCAATATTTCTGTTTTCACAAAAGGTTAAAGGTATCACTAGCCAATAATTGGCTGTTCCCACTTTACCATCTTCTCTGTGATAGCCACTGAATGTACGCCCTTCAAAATTTGAAGCATCGGGTGCAGTCCATATGAATTTTTCTTTAGAATCATTAAATTCCGCCGAAGCGTGCTTTACATTTTCAATGGTAATAGCGGTCCCTTTTTGTATTGGAAGTACTGCCTTTCCTATTAAAACGCCATACATGAAAATTTCATCACCTATGTTAAAATCGTATAGAGCGAATTTATGTTTTTGCTTGATGTCTCCTTGCAATGAAAAAGTTTCGCCAGCAACATCTATAAAAGTGTTTTTGGGCAAGGGGGTTATGGCAACGATAATGTTATCCTTTGGGTCTATTTGTACGTAATTCTTAGGCATCGGTTTTTAATTGAAATTTACGGTTGCTTTTATAACTCCTGTTTCTGGTTTTAACCAACTATCAAAATGGTTAATCATTTCGGTAAAAGGCACATTGTGCGTTATGAAGGATTCTGTAGGGAATTGGTCTAATACACTGATAACATGTTCGAAATCTTCGGTTGTTGCATTTCTACTGCACATTAAAGTCATTTCTTTAGCATGTACTTTAGGATGCGTATAAGTTAATTCTCCTTTTGAGAGCCCTACCAATACAAAACGTCCACCGTGGGACATGTAGTCTGGACAGGCTTCTAAAGCAAATTTATTTCCTGAGGCATCAAATACTACGGTTGCCATATCTCCATTGGTAATGTCTTCTATTTGTTTCACGGGGTCTTTGCCAACGTTAACTATGTAATCAACACCAATACTATCTTTTGCATATTTTAATCTGCCCTCGTTCATATCTAGAGCAATGACTTTTGCACCTTCGATTTGAG
The nucleotide sequence above comes from Flavobacteriaceae bacterium HL-DH10. Encoded proteins:
- a CDS encoding altronate dehydratase family protein, encoding MPKNYVQIDPKDNIIVAITPLPKNTFIDVAGETFSLQGDIKQKHKFALYDFNIGDEIFMYGVLIGKAVLPIQKGTAITIENVKHASAEFNDSKEKFIWTAPDASNFEGRTFSGYHREDGKVGTANYWLVIPLTFCENRNIDVLEGALSEKLGYETKKDFAVDTEALIRQYKSGVSSEDIFNTPIITTKEEISKNRIFPNVDGIKFLKHDGGCGGIRQDSEVLVKLLAGYITNPNVAGATVFSLGCQNAQIEMLQNAIEAIDPNCKKPVHYLEQQRSESERKLIEEAVKHTFLGLIEANKIERKPAPLSKLVLGLECGGSDGFSGISANPALGYASDLLVALGGSPVLSEFPELNGVEQEIINRCVTDKDSKKFYGLMRAYSAAAVAVGSGFENNPSPGNIKDGLITDAMKSAGAAKKGGTSPVVAVLDYTEQVTKPGLNLLCTPGNDVESTTGLVGSGCNVVVFTTGLGTPTGNPVAPVLKMSSNTNLFERMNDIIDINAGTVITGEDTIESMGDKILEHIIKVASGEVHSKAVLHGNNDFIPWKRGVSL
- a CDS encoding tagaturonate reductase encodes the protein MNTLNRKTTSVNTYTERIIQFGEGNFLRAFANWMIHEMNKKANFDGGVVVVQPINQGLVKMLNDQDGLYTLYLNGIKNGKAISEHEIIDCIQRSINPYENYNDYLANAKNPDLRFVISNTTEAGISYNEKDTLNDKPQSSFPGKLTALLYQRFQAFNGASDKGLIIIPCELIDRNGDNLKRIILQYASEWKLGNDFIEWINEDNIFCNTLVDRIVPGYPKDKMEAITKELGYIDNLVVEGEQFHLWVIEGPESVKEEFPSEPCRLNVVFTNNMEPYRTRKVRILNGAHTTLVPVGYLYGIDRVRESLEDKIVGTFLQDALFKNICPTLDLPDEELSQFSNDVLDRFRNPYLEHELMSISLNSISKYKTRVLPSVLEFIKRKNALPSHLLFSLAALIAFYKGDRNGTPITLKDDTAVLEFFNNQWKTNNVSIVVKATLSNIDFWETDLTAISGLENEVNKNLESIINKGMTSALKTFMN